Proteins encoded together in one Merismopedia glauca CCAP 1448/3 window:
- a CDS encoding cryptochrome/photolyase family protein, with the protein MSDLIIFWHRRDLRLSDHVGLTAARKASSQIIGVFCLDPMILHREDIAASRVSYLIDCLQALQESYLNAGSQLLIFSGSPAKVIPNLAKTLQAQAVFWHQDVEPYAKSRDVDVAQALKEQGIRVETFWDQLLHSPAEIYTGNEKPYTVYTPFWKNWITKPKSESLSQIANLTGLSVAEQEIATQAGAIALPSAKDLGFVWDGAWLLPAGESAAIDQLEAFSSSAIFDYQEQRNFPAIDGTSRLSPALKFGTIGIRTVWAATLTAFEQTRSEESQKAIQTWQQELAWREFYQHALYHFPELANGPYRQQFNNFHWDENYDRFEAWCAGETGYPIVDAAMRQLNEIGWMHNRCRMIVASFLTKDLLINWQWGEKYFMQRLVDGDLASNNGGWQWSTSSGMDPKPLRIFNPITQSQKFDPEGEYIRQWVSELRSVDSEDLVTGKISPIERQSLGYPQPIVDHNLQQKEFKRRYQLCKGD; encoded by the coding sequence ATGTCCGATCTAATTATATTTTGGCATCGCCGAGATTTGCGACTGAGCGATCATGTGGGATTAACCGCAGCTAGAAAAGCAAGTAGCCAAATTATCGGTGTATTTTGCCTCGATCCGATGATTTTGCACAGAGAAGATATTGCAGCTAGTCGAGTTAGTTATTTAATTGATTGTTTGCAAGCTTTACAGGAAAGCTACTTAAATGCTGGCAGTCAATTACTAATTTTCTCAGGGTCGCCAGCTAAAGTAATTCCCAATCTAGCTAAAACTCTACAAGCTCAAGCTGTATTTTGGCATCAAGATGTCGAACCCTATGCCAAAAGTCGAGATGTAGATGTGGCTCAAGCGTTGAAAGAGCAAGGGATTCGGGTAGAAACTTTTTGGGATCAATTATTACACTCCCCAGCAGAAATCTATACCGGAAACGAAAAGCCATACACGGTTTATACTCCTTTCTGGAAAAACTGGATTACTAAACCAAAATCTGAATCACTTTCCCAAATAGCAAACTTGACTGGGTTGAGTGTAGCAGAGCAAGAAATAGCTACCCAAGCTGGTGCTATAGCCTTACCTAGCGCCAAAGATTTAGGATTCGTATGGGATGGCGCATGGCTATTGCCTGCTGGAGAATCGGCGGCTATTGACCAATTAGAGGCTTTTAGCTCTAGCGCCATCTTTGATTACCAAGAACAACGCAACTTTCCAGCTATAGATGGAACTTCCAGGCTCAGTCCCGCCTTGAAGTTTGGTACGATTGGGATTCGCACGGTTTGGGCGGCAACTTTAACTGCATTTGAGCAAACCCGCAGCGAGGAATCTCAAAAAGCGATTCAAACTTGGCAACAAGAACTAGCTTGGCGCGAATTTTACCAACACGCGCTGTATCACTTTCCTGAGTTAGCGAATGGCCCCTATCGCCAGCAGTTTAATAACTTTCATTGGGATGAAAACTACGATCGCTTTGAGGCTTGGTGTGCTGGTGAAACTGGTTACCCCATAGTTGATGCAGCGATGCGCCAATTAAATGAAATTGGGTGGATGCACAATCGTTGTCGGATGATTGTCGCGAGTTTTCTCACCAAAGATCTGTTAATTAACTGGCAATGGGGAGAAAAATACTTCATGCAAAGGCTAGTCGATGGGGACTTAGCCTCTAATAATGGAGGTTGGCAGTGGAGTACCTCTAGCGGGATGGACCCCAAACCCTTAAGGATTTTTAACCCAATTACTCAAAGCCAAAAGTTCGATCCTGAAGGGGAATATATTCGCCAATGGGTGTCGGAATTACGTTCTGTTGATTCAGAAGATTTAGTTACAGGTAAAATATCCCCTATAGAGCGTCAAAGCTTGGGCTATCCTCAGCCTATAGTCGATCACAATTTGCAGCAAAAAGAGTTTAAGCGGCGCTATCAGTTGTGTAAGGGGGATTGA
- a CDS encoding O-antigen ligase family protein: protein MRAKPLQFLTYARGLLTHLKLFRHPQPQLQFAWNCTTWGLLLLSVMPPFGALALLIGAIALWCQEWRSLLQDRFHWVLGVLGVWLIAISSVAANPGDSWLGLGNFLPFFLLFAAWSRLIQTPHQLRQIGLILVFSSIPVSILGCGQLWAAWAGISQLEPILGWILVKNGEPLGRMSSTFMHANTLGAYLQLVFILGLGLWIEARDHLGREKIPGKLQLIWLSIAVILDGVALVFTNSRNAWAIAALACLVFALYRGWVWLVGLVAGMVGAIAWSAFGLEPGRYWLRKVIPAFFWARLTNQMYPDQPLALQRTTQWQFAWDLTLARPWTGWGLRNFTALYLEKTQTQLNHPHNLFLMLTAETGIPTTLLFLGAIAFILARAILILIRQAADRLILFTYLVAFTGLILFNTVDVSLFDFRVNTLGWLILAAIWGVVRLGS, encoded by the coding sequence ATGAGGGCGAAACCTCTTCAATTTCTGACTTATGCAAGAGGTCTATTGACTCACCTCAAACTCTTTCGGCATCCTCAACCTCAATTACAGTTTGCTTGGAACTGCACTACTTGGGGATTGCTTTTATTATCTGTAATGCCGCCTTTTGGGGCATTAGCATTATTAATAGGGGCGATCGCTCTTTGGTGTCAAGAGTGGCGATCGCTCCTCCAAGACCGTTTTCACTGGGTTCTGGGAGTCCTTGGGGTATGGCTAATAGCTATCTCCTCTGTGGCGGCAAACCCTGGTGATTCTTGGTTAGGCTTGGGGAATTTTTTGCCCTTTTTTCTCTTGTTTGCTGCTTGGAGTCGGTTAATTCAAACTCCTCATCAACTACGCCAAATCGGTTTAATTTTAGTCTTCAGTTCGATTCCAGTTTCTATTCTGGGCTGCGGTCAGCTTTGGGCTGCTTGGGCAGGCATATCACAACTAGAACCAATTTTAGGCTGGATATTAGTCAAAAATGGCGAACCTCTGGGAAGGATGTCATCGACTTTTATGCACGCCAACACTTTGGGTGCTTACTTACAACTAGTATTTATTTTAGGATTGGGACTCTGGATTGAGGCGAGAGATCATCTAGGGCGTGAGAAAATTCCAGGTAAATTGCAGCTAATTTGGTTGAGTATTGCCGTAATATTGGATGGTGTAGCTCTAGTATTTACTAACTCTAGAAATGCTTGGGCGATCGCGGCTCTAGCTTGTTTAGTTTTCGCTCTCTATCGGGGATGGGTATGGCTAGTTGGGTTAGTTGCGGGTATGGTTGGGGCTATAGCTTGGTCGGCTTTTGGGCTAGAACCTGGGCGTTATTGGCTCAGAAAAGTGATTCCAGCCTTTTTTTGGGCGCGTTTAACCAACCAAATGTATCCCGATCAGCCTCTAGCTTTACAAAGAACCACCCAATGGCAATTTGCATGGGATTTAACTTTAGCTCGTCCTTGGACGGGTTGGGGTTTGCGAAATTTTACGGCTTTATATCTAGAGAAAACCCAAACTCAGCTAAATCATCCCCATAATCTATTCTTGATGCTGACAGCCGAGACAGGTATCCCAACTACGTTATTATTTTTAGGGGCGATCGCCTTCATCTTGGCACGGGCGATCCTAATTCTAATTCGTCAGGCAGCCGACAGACTAATTTTGTTTACCTACTTAGTCGCGTTTACAGGCTTGATTTTATTTAATACTGTCGATGTCAGTTTATTTGATTTTCGGGTGAATACCTTGGGATGGCTGATTTTAGCCGCCATTTGGGGCGTTGTGCGACTTGGTAGTTAA
- a CDS encoding chlorophyll a/b-binding protein, producing MQTDNRNDVKFGFTPQAENWNGRFAMLGFVAALATELVSGQGVLHFLGLI from the coding sequence ATGCAAACTGATAATCGCAACGACGTAAAATTTGGGTTTACTCCCCAAGCAGAAAACTGGAACGGACGCTTCGCCATGCTAGGATTTGTTGCTGCTTTAGCAACTGAGTTAGTAAGCGGTCAAGGTGTACTCCACTTTTTGGGTCTGATCTAG
- a CDS encoding AMP-binding protein: protein MVNIQNQPKNNRIAEFANLVELLRWRASEQGNNKAYTFLEDGEQESANLTYQQLDLQARAIAASLQTIAKKGDRALLLYPSGLEFIAAFLGCLYAGVVAVPAYPPRPNQKIVRLKSVVADAQAHIALTTKSLLPKIREQFAEESELTAIKWLATDAVEVNLAANWKLPEICSDTLAFLQYTSGSTGNPKGVMVSHNNLMHNERLIKMAFGHSQKTIFVGWLPLFHDMGLIGNVLQPLYLGIPCVLMAPTAFLQKPIRWLQAISRYKATTSGGPNFAYELCARKITPEQCEGLDLSSWDVAFNGSEPIRAEVLEQFASAFKPCGFKRQAFYPCYGMAETTLFVSGGLKNAPPVLYPVDTAALAENRVVAAFGNEGKSQTIVGCGQTFFDKIAIANPETKTLSSPNEVGEIWVSGQSVAQGYWNRQELTQETFNAYLADTNQGPFLRTGDLGFMKEDGEIFITGRLKDVLIIRGRNHYPQDIELTVEKSHAALREGCGAAVTIEVDGSEKLVIVQEVERTHLRKLNVDEVVEAIRKAVSQEHELAVHAVNLLKTTSIPKTSSGKLQRHACKARFIDGTLESVGSWMMGEIGKDGRDVAPLPLENVEDARDVTPLRLGDDAPVDEFTSPEISRERADRLIDWVREYANKRLNSRLMDERRCIAPYVVLDLGNQGFFGMQVPEKYGGLGLRTSDMVRVIEQVAAIDLSLATFIGVNNTLGVRPIQRYATAEMKAQILPILAQGRQLAAFAVTEPGAGSAVRSVSSKAIPDGQGGWKLRGTKIWSGSSAWAGFINVFAQVVDENDQPDGFAGFVVPQGSPGLRMGPEALTMGMRAMVQNTVYLEDVPVTRANLLGEIGQGFVAAQDTMMFARLGIAAMSLGGMKRCFQIMHRYGSNRTIATGRLLDNPVTLCRMNELGNAIATVDTLVSTVTGLMDAGVEVPEEALVACKTSAPEFFWKGVDNLVQLLGGRGYVESNLVPQMFRDARLFRIFEGPTETLNMHLGSSVVHNSEPLFRFLSQTLGMPQIADNLRNAGAQIKERCLSSPSAVGETSSALRWAYILTGELATYGILLAILKYRHSAKLERAIAWIEDCYADKLADAIEASTSQSMLVSVDATNEMLAEYELAIGDLEQTLAGEDLELNDLLRRQAPTRNNKLSVETGRHGDGETRRRGDAEIRISPTLSQNQEMIPTKLPLPQVELQVTAPAKTVSQKHFQPTKVSAEAIQDWVVKWLSQQIKVSTQAINPSKSFADYGMDSVVAVELAQDLGEWLHQPLDATVAWNFPTIKALSVHLASESQSVKPESPSPVVALEPPKVEYGIESLSEAEIARLLADEIAQIR, encoded by the coding sequence ATGGTAAATATTCAAAATCAACCTAAAAATAATCGAATTGCCGAGTTTGCTAATTTAGTGGAACTCTTGAGATGGAGAGCCTCAGAACAAGGAAATAATAAAGCTTATACATTTTTAGAAGATGGAGAGCAAGAGAGTGCCAATCTAACTTATCAACAGCTAGATCTGCAAGCCAGAGCGATCGCAGCCTCCCTACAGACTATAGCCAAAAAAGGCGATCGCGCTTTGCTTTTATATCCCTCTGGTTTGGAATTTATTGCGGCATTTTTAGGTTGTTTGTATGCAGGAGTAGTAGCTGTTCCAGCTTATCCTCCCAGACCAAATCAAAAAATTGTTAGATTAAAATCCGTCGTCGCTGATGCTCAAGCTCATATTGCTTTAACTACTAAATCCTTATTACCAAAAATTAGAGAGCAGTTTGCGGAAGAGTCAGAATTAACTGCAATTAAATGGTTAGCTACTGACGCAGTAGAGGTAAATTTAGCTGCTAATTGGAAATTACCAGAAATATGTAGCGATACTCTTGCCTTTTTACAATATACCTCTGGTTCTACTGGCAATCCTAAAGGGGTAATGGTCAGTCATAACAATTTAATGCACAATGAACGACTGATCAAAATGGCGTTTGGACATTCCCAGAAAACCATTTTCGTGGGTTGGTTGCCCCTATTTCACGATATGGGGTTAATTGGAAATGTTTTACAGCCGCTTTACTTAGGTATCCCCTGCGTATTAATGGCTCCGACAGCGTTCTTGCAAAAACCGATTCGTTGGCTGCAAGCAATTTCTCGCTACAAAGCTACTACAAGCGGTGGACCTAATTTTGCATATGAACTGTGCGCGCGCAAAATTACACCCGAACAGTGCGAAGGGTTAGATTTGAGCAGTTGGGATGTCGCTTTTAACGGTTCAGAACCGATTCGCGCCGAAGTTTTAGAACAATTTGCTAGTGCTTTCAAACCATGTGGATTCAAGCGTCAAGCCTTTTATCCTTGTTATGGGATGGCGGAAACTACCCTATTTGTATCTGGAGGGTTAAAAAATGCACCCCCAGTTTTATATCCCGTCGATACTGCTGCTTTAGCCGAAAATCGAGTTGTGGCTGCTTTTGGCAATGAAGGTAAGAGTCAGACAATCGTTGGTTGCGGTCAAACCTTTTTTGATAAAATTGCGATCGCTAACCCAGAAACAAAAACCCTCAGTTCCCCGAATGAGGTGGGAGAAATTTGGGTTTCCGGTCAAAGCGTGGCTCAAGGTTACTGGAATCGTCAGGAATTGACTCAAGAAACCTTCAACGCCTATCTAGCGGATACCAACCAAGGACCATTTCTCCGCACTGGAGATTTGGGATTTATGAAGGAAGATGGGGAAATCTTTATTACAGGTCGCCTCAAAGATGTCTTAATTATCCGAGGACGGAATCACTATCCTCAAGATATCGAACTTACCGTTGAAAAGAGTCATGCAGCCTTACGGGAAGGTTGCGGTGCTGCTGTAACTATAGAAGTTGATGGTAGCGAGAAGTTGGTTATCGTTCAAGAAGTAGAACGCACCCACCTGCGGAAACTAAATGTAGATGAAGTTGTCGAAGCAATTCGCAAAGCAGTATCTCAAGAACACGAATTGGCTGTTCATGCGGTTAACCTCCTCAAAACCACCAGTATTCCCAAAACTTCTAGCGGTAAGCTTCAGCGTCATGCTTGTAAAGCCAGATTTATCGATGGAACTCTAGAATCTGTTGGTAGTTGGATGATGGGAGAAATCGGGAAAGATGGTAGAGACGTAGCACCGCTACCTCTGGAAAATGTGGAAGATGCTAGAGACGTAACACCGCTACGTCTAGGAGATGATGCACCTGTAGATGAATTCACTTCCCCAGAAATTAGCCGAGAACGAGCAGATAGGCTGATTGATTGGGTACGAGAATATGCTAACAAGCGGTTGAATTCTCGCTTAATGGACGAACGTCGTTGCATTGCACCTTATGTAGTTCTAGATTTAGGCAATCAGGGATTTTTTGGAATGCAAGTTCCCGAAAAGTATGGCGGATTGGGATTGAGAACCAGCGATATGGTGCGGGTAATCGAACAGGTAGCGGCGATTGACCTGAGTTTAGCCACTTTTATTGGAGTAAATAATACTTTAGGGGTGCGTCCGATTCAGCGCTACGCTACGGCAGAGATGAAGGCTCAAATCCTCCCAATTTTGGCTCAAGGACGACAATTAGCCGCCTTTGCAGTCACAGAACCAGGTGCGGGTTCGGCGGTGAGGTCTGTTTCATCTAAAGCCATTCCAGATGGTCAAGGCGGCTGGAAGTTGAGAGGGACTAAGATTTGGAGTGGTTCTTCAGCTTGGGCGGGCTTTATTAACGTTTTCGCGCAGGTTGTCGATGAAAATGACCAACCAGATGGATTTGCTGGTTTCGTCGTTCCTCAAGGTTCCCCTGGTTTGCGGATGGGACCTGAAGCTTTGACGATGGGGATGCGGGCGATGGTACAAAATACAGTTTATCTAGAAGATGTACCTGTAACTCGCGCCAACTTGTTAGGAGAAATAGGACAGGGGTTCGTCGCTGCCCAAGATACCATGATGTTTGCCAGATTGGGCATTGCGGCGATGAGTTTGGGGGGAATGAAACGGTGTTTCCAAATTATGCACCGCTATGGTAGTAATAGAACGATCGCCACAGGAAGGTTGTTAGATAACCCTGTGACTTTATGTCGGATGAACGAACTGGGAAATGCGATCGCTACCGTTGATACCTTAGTATCTACAGTGACGGGGTTAATGGATGCTGGGGTAGAAGTACCTGAAGAAGCCTTAGTCGCTTGCAAAACCTCCGCACCAGAGTTCTTTTGGAAAGGGGTAGATAACCTGGTCCAATTGTTGGGTGGTAGGGGTTATGTAGAAAGTAACTTAGTTCCCCAAATGTTCCGCGATGCCAGACTTTTCCGCATTTTTGAAGGACCAACCGAAACTTTGAATATGCATTTGGGTTCTAGTGTAGTTCATAACAGCGAACCTCTATTTAGATTCCTGTCTCAAACCTTGGGAATGCCGCAAATTGCCGATAATTTACGCAATGCAGGGGCACAAATCAAAGAACGGTGCTTATCTTCTCCGTCTGCTGTTGGCGAAACCTCTTCGGCTTTGCGTTGGGCTTATATTCTGACTGGGGAATTAGCTACCTACGGGATTTTACTAGCTATTTTGAAGTATCGGCACTCTGCCAAGTTAGAACGGGCTATAGCCTGGATTGAGGACTGCTATGCAGATAAACTAGCTGATGCGATCGAAGCTAGTACTAGTCAATCGATGTTGGTGAGTGTTGATGCTACTAACGAAATGCTAGCAGAATACGAGCTTGCGATCGGAGATTTGGAGCAAACTTTGGCGGGAGAAGATCTGGAATTAAACGATTTGCTACGCCGTCAGGCACCAACTCGTAATAATAAGTTATCTGTGGAGACGGGGAGACACGGAGACGGAGAGACACGGAGACGGGGAGACGCGGAGATAAGAATAAGTCCAACTTTATCTCAAAACCAAGAGATGATTCCGACAAAACTTCCTCTACCTCAAGTTGAGTTGCAAGTAACTGCACCTGCCAAAACTGTTTCCCAGAAACATTTTCAGCCAACTAAAGTTAGCGCCGAGGCGATCCAAGATTGGGTAGTTAAATGGCTCAGTCAACAAATCAAAGTCAGTACTCAAGCTATTAATCCTAGTAAATCCTTTGCCGATTATGGGATGGATTCGGTAGTAGCTGTGGAATTAGCCCAAGATTTAGGGGAATGGCTGCATCAACCTTTGGATGCCACCGTAGCTTGGAATTTTCCGACTATTAAAGCCTTATCAGTTCATTTGGCAAGTGAAAGTCAGAGTGTCAAGCCAGAAAGTCCTAGTCCAGTAGTTGCTCTAGAACCACCCAAAGTGGAGTATGGAATAGAATCCCTCTCAGAAGCCGAAATAGCGAGACTATTGGCTGATGAAATCGCCCAAATTCGTTAA
- a CDS encoding type I polyketide synthase, translating to MTLSAERIDYRELLQKAYVELQKSRAQVQEMRSQQTEPIAIVGMSCRFPGGANSPNAYWKLLKEGKSGIKEIPGDRWDVDSYYDADFNAPGKMYVRSGGFIDGVDTFDPQFFGISEREAAGIDPQQRLLLEVAWEALENAGQTLDKATFKETGTFIGSFMDDYLRLNTGNRKQIDAYNSLGTLRCMTAGRLAYLLNLQGPTMQLDTACSSSLVAVHLACQSLRARECNMALAGGVNLMLSPDVTIGLCKLRALATDGRCKTFDATADGYVRGEGCGVIVLKRLSSALADGDNILATIRGSAINHDGASNGLTAPNGVAQEAVIRKALANAGVQPSEIQYVETHGTGTSLGDPIEVLALGKVLSEARTTEQPLTIGSVKTNFGHLESAAGMASLMKVVLSLQNQQIPPHLHLKDPNPYIPWQKFPLLVPQKLTPWSAKEGTRLAGVSSFGMSGTNVHLIVEQGEN from the coding sequence ATGACTCTGAGCGCTGAAAGGATTGATTACCGAGAATTATTGCAAAAAGCTTATGTAGAACTCCAAAAAAGTCGCGCTCAGGTGCAGGAAATGCGATCGCAGCAAACAGAACCTATCGCTATTGTAGGTATGAGTTGTCGCTTTCCAGGAGGTGCAAATAGCCCAAATGCCTACTGGAAGTTGCTTAAAGAGGGAAAAAGCGGGATTAAGGAGATTCCAGGCGATCGCTGGGATGTGGATTCTTACTACGATGCAGATTTTAATGCACCTGGGAAAATGTATGTGCGTTCTGGTGGGTTTATCGATGGTGTAGATACCTTCGATCCTCAGTTTTTCGGGATTTCTGAGCGAGAAGCGGCGGGAATCGATCCACAACAACGGTTGTTATTAGAGGTAGCTTGGGAAGCTTTAGAAAATGCCGGACAAACCTTAGATAAAGCTACTTTTAAAGAAACTGGTACGTTTATTGGCTCATTTATGGATGATTACCTGCGTCTGAATACAGGCAATCGGAAGCAAATTGATGCTTATAACAGTTTAGGAACCTTGCGCTGTATGACTGCGGGACGTTTGGCTTATCTGCTGAATTTGCAAGGTCCCACGATGCAGTTAGATACGGCTTGTTCTTCTTCTCTCGTCGCCGTGCATTTAGCCTGTCAAAGTTTAAGAGCTAGAGAATGCAACATGGCTCTAGCTGGAGGGGTCAATTTGATGCTGTCTCCCGATGTGACTATCGGTTTATGCAAATTGAGAGCTTTAGCTACTGATGGACGTTGCAAAACCTTTGATGCAACAGCAGATGGATACGTGCGCGGTGAAGGGTGTGGAGTAATCGTGCTGAAGCGTTTATCGAGTGCTTTAGCTGATGGAGATAATATCCTGGCTACGATTCGGGGTTCGGCAATCAATCATGATGGGGCGAGTAATGGTTTAACGGCTCCTAATGGAGTGGCACAAGAAGCTGTGATTCGCAAAGCTTTAGCAAATGCTGGAGTGCAGCCATCAGAGATTCAATATGTCGAAACTCACGGAACGGGGACATCTTTAGGCGATCCAATTGAGGTTTTAGCTTTAGGAAAAGTGCTAAGTGAAGCGAGAACTACCGAGCAACCTTTAACTATCGGTTCGGTCAAAACTAATTTTGGTCACCTAGAATCGGCGGCGGGAATGGCTAGTTTGATGAAAGTGGTACTTTCTCTACAAAATCAGCAAATTCCGCCCCATTTACATCTCAAAGATCCAAATCCCTATATTCCTTGGCAGAAATTTCCCCTATTAGTTCCCCAAAAATTAACCCCTTGGTCAGCTAAAGAAGGTACGCGCCTAGCTGGAGTCAGTTCTTTCGGGATGAGTGGAACTAACGTTCATTTAATTGTGGAGCAAGGAGAAAACTAA